The Hymenobacter sp. GOD-10R genome includes a window with the following:
- a CDS encoding TonB-dependent receptor: MKQIRLLHLLLLLLTLLSVHTGWSQGTTTSSMSGVITDQSGAGLPGATVIAVHTPTNTQYVAPTNSDGRFNLQNMRVGGPYTVRVTFVGYQDVTREGIYLTLGQTQRLDINLSETSTQLAGVTVTGTDPRSILNAERSGSVTNIGTQELQRLPSITRNLNDFLRLTPQSSGTNAGAIGGGNYRQNNVTVDGADFNNNFGIGGNLPAGGNPISLDAIEEITVNVTPFDVRQSNFIGSAVNAVTRSGTNNFSGSVYTFWRNQNQQGNRVGPDEFVKQKLDDKQYGFRLGGPIIKDKVFFFVNAERRDATSPGQQNLASTDALPFGGPNTPSNIVRPTETRLNEISNYLREQYGYETGPYQGYSFKSQRTNILGRVDWNINTNNRFTVRYSQVTSKAPSFVSTSRSPLTAFTNTRLSNFALPFANSNYYQEQNLYSLAAELNSTIRGKFFNTARFTYTNQNDPRSSDSEVFPFVDILEQGNPYTSFGYEPFTYGNLREVKTFSGVDFVNFSLGRNNITAGIQVDVQNTRNGFQRFGTSYYTFDSWDAFRTGGNPSSFALTYSLLPGFEQAYPRFKFAQGSVYAQDEFTVNDKLRLTAGLRLERNMYLDVNEIQTHPLVASLTFANGEHIDTGTLPNNRTLWSPRFGFNYDVKGNRTLQIRGGSGIFSGRVPTVWLVAQSGDSGLLQFTTTATATATAPITDRKFDPNPAAYRPQDVPTPGTQVPSTVSTTDRNFRNPQVWKSSLAVDAQLPGGVVGTLEGIYNKDLIVALGRNPNLVDPQALNIVGYPDKRNIYPNSVSTRFINPLTSASAANPNQPVANGNASGTQAFNPVVLYNRHKGYYWSASAKLDKRFSNGIVASAAYVRSQQKVLFDGSGDQLLNTWSNTAIINNSNNPELSYSNYVVPSRFIVSLSYRKEYIKHLGTQISVFYEGSTQGRFSYIYGGDFNRDGQTNDLLYIPKDATEINFSDFNYGTAAAPKTYTAAQQSELFFRYLEQDEYLNSHRGQYAERNGAKFPWRNQFDVRFAQDIFASTGDKRNTLQFTIDVFNFGNLLNRNWGLVQTLNTVSNGNAAILVPTNITAPTNNPTLPLYTPNGTVRPTFRLATDRNQPVTTTFRNTIALASTYYMQFGLRYTFN, encoded by the coding sequence ATGAAACAAATACGTTTACTCCATCTACTGCTGTTGTTGCTGACGCTGTTGTCAGTACACACGGGTTGGAGCCAGGGTACAACGACTTCTAGTATGAGCGGTGTAATCACCGATCAGTCTGGGGCTGGTCTTCCTGGTGCTACCGTTATTGCAGTGCACACACCTACGAATACGCAGTATGTGGCACCCACTAACTCGGATGGTCGTTTCAACCTGCAAAACATGCGCGTAGGTGGTCCTTACACGGTTCGTGTGACTTTTGTGGGTTACCAAGATGTGACGCGGGAGGGTATTTACTTGACGCTAGGCCAGACCCAGCGTTTAGATATCAACTTAAGTGAAACCAGCACACAACTAGCTGGTGTGACAGTTACGGGTACTGATCCTCGGTCCATTCTTAATGCAGAACGCTCCGGTTCTGTTACTAACATTGGCACGCAAGAGCTTCAACGTCTTCCTTCTATCACCCGCAACCTAAACGATTTCCTGCGTCTGACTCCCCAATCTTCGGGCACCAACGCCGGTGCTATTGGTGGTGGTAACTACCGTCAGAATAACGTTACTGTAGACGGTGCTGACTTCAATAATAACTTTGGAATTGGTGGCAACTTGCCAGCTGGTGGTAACCCTATTTCTCTGGATGCCATCGAGGAAATTACGGTTAACGTGACTCCTTTTGACGTTCGTCAATCTAACTTCATCGGCAGTGCAGTTAACGCTGTAACACGTTCAGGCACTAACAACTTCTCTGGTTCAGTTTACACCTTCTGGCGTAATCAAAATCAACAAGGTAACCGAGTTGGGCCTGATGAGTTTGTAAAGCAAAAGCTAGATGATAAGCAATATGGCTTCCGTTTGGGAGGTCCGATTATTAAAGATAAAGTATTCTTCTTCGTAAACGCAGAAAGAAGAGATGCGACTAGCCCAGGCCAGCAGAATCTTGCTTCGACTGATGCTTTGCCCTTCGGTGGCCCGAACACACCTTCAAATATAGTACGTCCCACGGAGACTCGGCTGAACGAGATCAGCAACTACTTAAGAGAGCAGTATGGATACGAGACAGGGCCTTACCAAGGATATTCATTTAAGAGCCAAAGAACAAACATCCTAGGTCGTGTCGACTGGAACATCAATACCAATAACCGCTTCACTGTTCGCTACAGCCAAGTAACTAGCAAAGCACCTAGCTTTGTAAGTACGTCGCGAAGCCCGCTGACTGCCTTCACAAATACGCGTCTCAGCAACTTTGCTCTACCATTTGCTAACTCGAACTATTACCAAGAGCAAAACTTATATTCATTGGCAGCAGAGTTGAACTCTACTATCCGTGGCAAGTTTTTCAATACCGCCCGATTCACTTACACAAACCAGAACGACCCACGTAGCTCAGACAGCGAGGTCTTCCCATTTGTAGATATTTTAGAGCAAGGAAATCCCTACACCTCTTTCGGTTACGAACCCTTCACTTATGGTAACCTACGAGAAGTAAAGACCTTCTCAGGTGTAGACTTCGTAAACTTCAGCCTTGGCCGTAACAATATTACAGCTGGCATACAAGTAGACGTACAGAACACTCGTAATGGTTTCCAACGTTTTGGCACCAGCTACTACACGTTTGATTCGTGGGATGCTTTCAGAACTGGAGGAAATCCTAGCTCATTCGCGCTAACTTATTCGCTGCTACCAGGCTTTGAACAAGCTTATCCTCGTTTCAAGTTTGCTCAAGGCTCAGTTTATGCTCAAGATGAATTTACCGTCAACGACAAATTGCGTTTAACAGCCGGTTTGCGTCTGGAGCGTAATATGTATCTAGATGTAAATGAAATTCAAACGCACCCGCTAGTAGCTTCTCTGACCTTTGCCAATGGCGAACACATTGACACAGGTACGCTACCTAACAACCGTACACTCTGGTCACCACGTTTTGGTTTCAACTACGATGTGAAGGGTAATCGTACACTGCAAATTCGCGGTGGTTCAGGAATTTTCTCTGGTCGGGTACCCACAGTATGGCTTGTAGCACAGTCAGGTGACTCAGGTTTGCTACAGTTTACTACTACTGCTACTGCTACTGCTACTGCCCCTATTACTGACAGGAAATTTGATCCAAACCCCGCAGCCTATCGTCCTCAAGACGTACCAACTCCTGGCACCCAAGTTCCGAGCACGGTTAGCACTACGGATCGCAACTTCAGAAATCCACAAGTCTGGAAGAGTAGCCTCGCTGTAGATGCCCAATTGCCTGGTGGCGTAGTGGGTACTCTGGAAGGTATTTACAACAAAGATCTTATCGTAGCTCTAGGACGGAACCCTAACTTGGTAGATCCACAGGCTTTGAACATTGTTGGATATCCTGATAAACGCAACATCTACCCTAATTCTGTTTCTACTCGTTTCATCAATCCTTTGACCAGTGCATCTGCTGCCAACCCAAACCAACCGGTAGCTAATGGTAACGCAAGTGGAACGCAGGCATTCAACCCTGTTGTACTTTACAACCGTCATAAGGGCTATTACTGGTCAGCAAGCGCAAAACTGGATAAGCGCTTCAGTAACGGTATTGTCGCTTCGGCTGCTTATGTGAGAAGCCAGCAAAAGGTTCTATTTGATGGTAGTGGTGATCAGTTGCTCAATACATGGTCAAACACAGCCATCATTAACAACTCCAACAATCCTGAGCTGAGCTACTCTAACTATGTAGTACCTAGCCGCTTCATTGTTTCTCTCTCCTACCGTAAGGAGTACATCAAGCATTTGGGCACACAGATTTCGGTATTCTACGAAGGCTCTACGCAAGGGCGATTCTCCTACATCTATGGTGGCGACTTCAACCGCGACGGTCAAACCAACGACTTGCTCTATATTCCAAAAGACGCTACAGAAATTAATTTCTCTGACTTCAATTACGGAACTGCAGCTGCACCTAAAACGTATACTGCTGCTCAACAGAGCGAACTTTTCTTCCGTTACCTTGAGCAAGACGAATATTTGAATAGCCACCGTGGACAATACGCTGAGCGCAACGGTGCTAAATTCCCTTGGCGCAACCAATTTGATGTACGCTTTGCTCAAGATATCTTCGCAAGCACAGGCGACAAGCGCAATACACTTCAGTTCACGATTGACGTGTTCAACTTTGGCAACTTGTTGAACAGGAACTGGGGCCTAGTTCAGACTTTGAACACAGTTTCTAATGGTAACGCAGCTATCTTGGTACCTACCAACATCACTGCACCTACCAACAACCCAACGTTACCGCTCTATACACCTAACGGAACTGTACGGCCTACATTCCGCTTAGCCACTGACCGCAACCAGCCTGTTACAACTACTTTCCGTAACACGATTGCGTTGGCTTCTACTTACTACATGCAGTTTGGCTTGCGTTATACCTTTAACTAA
- the cysK gene encoding cysteine synthase A: MKATTILDTIGNTPLLRLNRLFASRPDVEVWLKLERANPGGSIKDRIALSMIEQAEEDGILNQNSLIVEPTSGNTGVGLAMVAAVKGYKITLVMPESMSIERRRLMTAYGANLELTPREKGMKGAIEKANEIVRDTPGAWMPMQFSNPANIKAHVEKTAQEILRDAPEGFHYHITGVGTGGHITGVTEVLKQHFPDVKTYAVEPELSPVISGGAPGPHPIQGIGAGFIPDNLHTALLDGTIQITQQEAFDMTRRAAREEGIFMGVSSGASLAAVAKKLPEMPEGSRVLTFCYDTGERYLSVEGLFV; encoded by the coding sequence ATGAAAGCTACTACCATCCTTGATACCATTGGCAACACCCCTTTGCTACGGTTAAATCGCCTATTTGCTTCCCGACCCGACGTGGAGGTGTGGCTGAAGCTAGAGCGTGCTAATCCAGGCGGCAGTATCAAAGATCGTATTGCTCTTTCCATGATCGAGCAAGCCGAAGAAGACGGCATCCTTAACCAAAACAGCCTCATCGTAGAGCCTACCTCCGGTAATACTGGCGTAGGCCTAGCCATGGTAGCCGCCGTCAAAGGCTATAAGATAACCTTGGTTATGCCTGAATCGATGTCAATCGAACGCCGCCGCCTCATGACCGCCTACGGCGCCAATCTAGAGTTGACGCCACGCGAAAAAGGCATGAAGGGCGCCATTGAAAAAGCCAACGAAATAGTGCGTGATACGCCTGGGGCTTGGATGCCTATGCAGTTTTCCAACCCAGCCAACATCAAAGCGCACGTAGAAAAGACAGCTCAAGAAATATTGCGCGACGCTCCCGAGGGCTTTCACTACCACATCACGGGGGTTGGCACCGGTGGTCACATCACGGGAGTTACGGAAGTGCTGAAGCAACACTTCCCTGACGTGAAGACGTACGCGGTGGAGCCGGAGTTATCACCAGTTATCAGCGGTGGCGCTCCTGGCCCGCACCCAATTCAGGGCATCGGCGCCGGCTTCATTCCGGATAACTTACACACGGCTCTTCTCGACGGCACGATTCAGATAACCCAGCAGGAGGCCTTCGACATGACCCGGCGTGCCGCCCGCGAAGAAGGAATCTTTATGGGAGTATCGTCAGGGGCTTCCTTAGCCGCAGTTGCTAAGAAGCTGCCCGAAATGCCCGAAGGCAGCCGTGTGCTCACCTTCTGCTACGATACGGGTGAGCGTTACTTGTCGGTAGAAGGATTGTTTGTCTAA
- a CDS encoding serine acetyltransferase has translation MHSAFVRSLALAHQQVEAPLPGAAFCQLTEQLLQLLFPERAPRPVNSADAVAALLSQLRAEFTDLLHLVAGLPSSAPETVAAFVAQLPTLRNHLLRDAAAIAAADPAAQGLTEVIATYPGFYAIALHRLSHALYQLGVPRVPRILSEYAHARTGIDIHPGARIGLSFCIDHGTGIVIGETTVIGAHVKIFQGVTLGALSVAKHLQGIKRHPTIEDHVVVYAGATILGGNTVVGSHSIVGGNVWLTESVPSHSRVYHRAQIQVTRTEDPLADITFSI, from the coding sequence ATGCATTCTGCTTTCGTTCGATCTTTAGCCTTAGCTCATCAGCAAGTGGAGGCGCCGCTGCCAGGAGCAGCGTTTTGTCAACTCACCGAGCAGCTGCTTCAACTACTTTTTCCCGAACGTGCTCCGCGCCCGGTAAACAGCGCCGACGCTGTTGCGGCGCTGCTCAGTCAACTACGCGCTGAGTTCACGGATCTGCTGCATCTGGTAGCAGGGCTGCCCAGTTCCGCGCCCGAAACGGTAGCCGCTTTCGTCGCGCAGCTACCCACGTTGCGTAACCACCTACTACGTGATGCTGCCGCCATTGCCGCTGCTGATCCGGCTGCTCAAGGGCTTACCGAAGTAATTGCCACGTACCCCGGCTTCTACGCTATTGCGTTGCACCGGCTGTCGCATGCACTTTACCAGCTAGGTGTACCGCGCGTACCACGCATTCTGAGCGAGTACGCACACGCCCGTACCGGCATCGATATTCATCCCGGCGCCCGCATCGGTCTGTCGTTCTGCATTGACCATGGTACAGGTATTGTCATTGGCGAAACAACCGTCATTGGCGCCCACGTCAAAATTTTCCAGGGGGTCACGTTGGGGGCACTCAGTGTAGCCAAACACCTGCAGGGCATCAAACGTCACCCAACTATTGAGGATCATGTCGTGGTCTACGCGGGGGCTACCATTCTAGGTGGTAATACCGTAGTAGGGAGCCATAGCATCGTTGGTGGTAACGTCTGGCTTACCGAGAGCGTGCCATCGCACTCGCGTGTCTACCACCGCGCCCAGATTCAGGTCACGCGCACCGAAGATCCTTTGGCGGATATTACCTTTTCAATTTGA
- a CDS encoding cupin domain-containing protein, with translation MPDTTITKVDSQYSPHGKDGEKYLASGVHVAMRLWENEQPGEAKEPVARPYETVGYVLSGRAELHSEGQVVVLEPGNSWVVPKGATHTYKILEAFSAVEATTPPAQAHGRDDK, from the coding sequence ATGCCTGATACCACCATCACCAAAGTAGATTCACAATACTCTCCGCACGGGAAAGACGGCGAAAAATACCTAGCCTCTGGCGTGCACGTAGCCATGCGGCTCTGGGAAAATGAGCAGCCTGGCGAAGCCAAAGAGCCTGTTGCCCGCCCTTATGAAACCGTAGGCTATGTACTAAGTGGCCGCGCGGAGCTGCATTCAGAAGGGCAAGTAGTAGTACTTGAGCCCGGCAACTCTTGGGTCGTACCGAAAGGCGCTACTCACACCTACAAGATTTTGGAAGCATTCAGCGCAGTAGAAGCTACTACGCCTCCCGCACAAGCACACGGACGCGACGATAAATAA
- a CDS encoding T9SS type A sorting domain-containing protein: MIRPLPTFYATASLALGLGACALNASAQTSPAAVQLYVNDATTSGDRFTTAPGNDTSGDGSAAAPFATVKHALEYAEASTTTILIDAGTYHERVVWNKNISLRGAGTLATDSTTATIFDGGLAPSAAQTSEVGIFMTASGGTAAAPLTLSNLTIKAYDFGLQTDNGTNRAHILLEDVETIRNRQCGIYWNSLSGQSEDITFRRIHAARTAIAPNTTANGAGRGLFLVNGSKVNIRIEDGLYELNRRSGIDVNDGSVSGLVIRNCRFALNSGPAMSILGAGGLRNGNTFTTSAALIEQNHIRNNGSQGLELKSCTGNGRAAGPGSFVVRNNYIVRTIGAPTRITSDNAGIAFVDRDRSATGIVGGVNGDLVTGGAFIQSNTIRGYLANDTVSAFNINGYGIVLEGANNKVFNNAVAQCQRGVQIQDRPTASNGFTPFFDISGNLGLLSSGDSIRNNRLDSCSTAIRTINLTQPVDASFNWLGSNASTAVQGLDGKGGSVVTLQGPSAGFAEVLTSDAANRIDYSPFLHTRADGSATIGFQPDLAYLHVDRSSPQTGPESHLQEAATLVSDNGTIEAVAGTYAGTATFTKNLTLTNTGTTTFEHITLDGSGKNITLGAPFLLTGSLTLTNGWLQTTAANLLTLTDGATASAGNAGSYVMGPLRKLGSQAFVFPLGKAGIWARLGISAPADPATGFTAEYMAASHATTTVVPPLQRVSQVEHWTLTRTGSTSDVQVRLYWEDAFRSGIDDFSPALQVARFDGTAWVTEGNGNLGGNMMTGSVVSAGAVAGYEAFAFGSTAASNPLIKELLSFQATQAQPRVIDLTWVTQSENNAQGYTVERSVDGITWQRLGFVEANARGLVATTAHTYSYQDRPATAATQAYYRLRQEGITGGERYSATQAVTLQPLALATHSAANDQLALYPNPATDHFTLRLPATTGSVQVALRDVTGKLLQQQMMPANSTHELRLQLPAGLPAGTYLVQVQGASLSRRTIRFVKQ; this comes from the coding sequence ATGATAAGACCATTACCTACTTTCTATGCTACGGCTAGCTTGGCCTTGGGGCTTGGCGCTTGCGCGTTGAATGCATCAGCGCAGACTAGCCCGGCCGCGGTTCAGCTCTACGTGAATGATGCTACGACCAGCGGCGACCGATTTACTACGGCTCCCGGCAATGATACCTCCGGCGATGGAAGCGCAGCGGCTCCTTTCGCTACAGTGAAGCACGCCCTGGAGTACGCCGAGGCCAGCACAACAACCATCCTCATCGACGCGGGCACTTACCACGAACGGGTAGTCTGGAATAAGAACATTAGCCTACGCGGGGCCGGCACCCTAGCTACCGACTCCACTACTGCTACCATTTTTGATGGTGGCCTAGCCCCTTCAGCGGCGCAGACCAGTGAAGTCGGCATCTTCATGACGGCCAGCGGTGGTACGGCAGCAGCACCGCTCACGCTATCTAATCTCACCATTAAGGCCTATGACTTTGGTCTACAGACCGATAATGGGACGAATCGCGCCCACATTCTGCTGGAAGATGTAGAAACCATTCGCAACCGTCAATGTGGTATTTACTGGAATAGCCTTAGTGGCCAGTCTGAGGATATTACATTCCGCCGAATTCATGCGGCACGTACCGCTATAGCACCCAACACAACAGCCAACGGGGCAGGACGCGGCTTGTTTCTGGTAAACGGCAGCAAGGTCAACATCCGGATCGAAGATGGCTTATATGAATTGAACCGGCGTTCCGGTATTGACGTGAATGACGGCAGTGTAAGCGGTTTGGTTATTCGGAACTGCCGGTTTGCGCTGAATAGCGGTCCGGCGATGTCAATTCTGGGAGCAGGTGGCCTGCGCAACGGTAACACGTTTACGACCTCAGCGGCGCTGATTGAGCAAAACCATATTCGCAACAATGGCTCGCAAGGTCTGGAACTCAAGTCCTGCACCGGCAATGGTAGGGCAGCTGGCCCAGGTAGTTTCGTGGTGCGCAACAACTACATTGTACGCACCATCGGTGCTCCTACGCGGATTACCTCCGACAACGCTGGTATTGCCTTCGTGGACCGTGACCGGAGTGCCACGGGCATTGTAGGTGGCGTCAACGGTGATTTGGTAACGGGTGGCGCTTTTATTCAAAGCAATACTATCCGGGGATACCTCGCCAATGATACGGTTAGTGCTTTCAACATCAATGGATATGGCATTGTGCTGGAAGGAGCTAACAATAAGGTATTCAACAACGCGGTGGCACAATGCCAACGCGGCGTGCAGATCCAAGACCGCCCCACAGCCAGCAACGGCTTCACTCCTTTCTTCGATATTTCCGGTAACCTAGGTTTACTATCCAGTGGTGACAGTATCCGCAACAACCGCCTCGATAGCTGCTCCACCGCCATTCGGACGATAAATCTTACGCAACCTGTAGATGCTTCTTTCAACTGGCTAGGCAGCAACGCCTCGACGGCCGTGCAAGGCCTTGATGGTAAAGGCGGTTCTGTAGTCACGTTGCAAGGTCCTTCGGCAGGTTTCGCGGAAGTGCTCACGTCGGATGCCGCTAACCGCATAGACTACTCCCCTTTCCTGCACACGCGCGCTGATGGCTCTGCCACTATCGGTTTTCAGCCTGACCTAGCTTATTTACACGTTGACCGGAGCAGCCCCCAAACTGGCCCCGAAAGCCATTTGCAAGAGGCTGCCACTCTGGTGAGCGACAACGGCACCATTGAAGCGGTAGCTGGCACTTATGCGGGCACTGCCACTTTCACAAAGAACTTAACCCTCACTAACACGGGCACAACAACGTTTGAGCATATCACGCTAGATGGTTCTGGCAAGAACATTACGCTAGGTGCCCCCTTCCTGCTTACCGGCAGCCTTACCCTCACCAATGGCTGGCTGCAAACTACTGCTGCTAACCTGCTAACGCTCACTGACGGTGCGACTGCTTCGGCGGGCAATGCAGGTTCTTATGTTATGGGGCCGCTCCGCAAGCTAGGTTCACAAGCGTTTGTTTTCCCACTAGGCAAAGCCGGCATCTGGGCTCGCTTAGGCATCTCAGCTCCTGCTGATCCGGCCACTGGCTTCACAGCCGAGTACATGGCTGCTTCGCACGCTACTACCACGGTAGTCCCTCCCCTGCAACGCGTAAGCCAAGTGGAACACTGGACGCTGACCCGCACGGGCTCGACTAGTGACGTACAAGTGCGTCTATACTGGGAAGACGCTTTTCGCAGCGGCATCGATGATTTCTCCCCCGCTCTGCAAGTAGCTCGCTTCGATGGCACGGCGTGGGTCACAGAGGGCAACGGCAACCTAGGTGGTAACATGATGACTGGCTCTGTCGTTTCGGCCGGCGCAGTAGCTGGCTACGAGGCTTTCGCCTTTGGCTCTACTGCCGCAAGCAACCCGTTGATCAAAGAGCTTCTCAGCTTTCAGGCCACGCAAGCACAACCTAGGGTGATTGACTTGACTTGGGTAACTCAATCTGAGAACAACGCGCAAGGCTACACCGTCGAGCGGTCGGTTGACGGTATTACTTGGCAACGCCTTGGCTTCGTGGAAGCAAATGCCCGCGGGCTTGTTGCGACTACTGCGCACACTTATTCGTACCAGGACCGTCCGGCCACGGCTGCCACGCAGGCCTACTACCGGTTGCGGCAAGAAGGCATTACAGGCGGTGAGCGTTATTCTGCTACGCAAGCAGTAACGCTGCAGCCGCTTGCGCTCGCCACCCACTCTGCCGCCAACGACCAGCTTGCGCTTTATCCGAATCCCGCCACCGATCATTTCACCCTTCGCTTACCCGCAACGACTGGTAGCGTGCAGGTTGCCCTGCGCGATGTAACAGGCAAGCTGCTTCAGCAGCAAATGATGCCCGCAAATTCGACGCATGAACTTCGGCTGCAACTGCCGGCTGGTCTGCCGGCCGGAACTTATTTAGTGCAGGTGCAGGGAGCTAGCTTGTCCCGCCGTACCATCCGCTTTGTAAAGCAATAA